One part of the Pseudomonadota bacterium genome encodes these proteins:
- the ppc gene encoding phosphoenolpyruvate carboxylase, producing the protein MTGRSIQFPSKDKPLKDDVSELGGLVGRVLREQCGDEFFELVEDARKAAIKGRQIDDRDEQPLAAVIDGLDSKDAAKLVRSFSSYFQIVNMAERIHRIRRRREYMRSVQAPQSESIEWAMRELKRQGVSADELHEHLADLIIEPVFTAHPTEATRRSLLEKQQHIARQLIRKLDPTLTIPERRAVMSQIQSEITVAWQTEEHPSDRITVADERDNVLFFLTQILYRVVSPYYESLSRAFHEVYPDAQPLESFSILRFSSWVGGDMDGNPNVTARTIEESLERHRKAIIHRYYDEVMELSWRLSQSASRIPIDADIVERILFYRELLGDRLSKVHPRHETMFYRRFLRLIAGRLQATLDDHKAGYSGPNEFQSDIQLIADSLALNKGEHAGLFLVNRLLGKIRTFGFHLATLDVRQDSIVYREAVGAGLGHADWLEKPAAERVELISAALDQRAPAEDVENSALSDSLDVFTTILRCRARYGRKAIGPCVISMAQDADDVLSVLLLAQWAGFRQEDGVIDLDIAPLFETVDDLQAGPEVMRRLLSHAVYSPHLDSRDRRQMIMIGYSDSNKDGGLVAARWALQQGQRALVNVLAEHDTKVVFFHGRGGSISRGGGKFHQGILAAPHGSVQGRLRVTEQGEIINAKYGLRGIAMRTLEQSTSAVMLATLGQGTSAFPAEWFAIMDEIAATSRRAYRDLVYDDENFTRYFRASTPIDVIEKMRIGSRPASRRQGAGVKDLRAIPWVFSWTQSRQIITGWYGVGTGFQYAIDTYGEARVREMVEASVFLQTLLDDVEMVLAKTDMSIARHYARLADDDVGYIFQKIEREYARTCEVVFSLKGTRSLLEGDATLKRAIMLRNPYVDPMSFIQVDLLRRWREGGREDGDLLKALLSTVNGIAQGLQNTG; encoded by the coding sequence ATGACCGGTCGTTCAATACAATTTCCATCCAAGGACAAGCCGCTCAAAGACGATGTGAGTGAGCTGGGTGGATTGGTTGGTCGCGTACTCCGAGAGCAGTGTGGTGACGAGTTTTTCGAGTTGGTTGAGGATGCGCGAAAAGCCGCGATCAAGGGTCGGCAGATCGACGACCGCGATGAGCAACCATTAGCGGCGGTTATCGACGGTTTAGACTCGAAGGACGCGGCGAAGTTGGTCCGCAGCTTTTCGTCGTATTTTCAGATTGTGAATATGGCCGAGCGTATTCATCGTATTCGCCGTCGCCGCGAGTACATGCGTTCCGTGCAGGCGCCTCAAAGTGAAAGCATCGAGTGGGCCATGCGCGAACTGAAGCGTCAGGGAGTGAGCGCGGATGAGTTACACGAGCATCTAGCCGATTTGATTATTGAACCTGTGTTCACCGCGCATCCAACCGAGGCGACACGACGGTCTTTGCTCGAAAAGCAACAGCACATTGCGCGCCAGCTCATCCGCAAATTGGACCCGACGTTGACCATTCCGGAGCGTCGCGCGGTAATGTCACAGATTCAAAGTGAGATTACCGTTGCGTGGCAAACCGAAGAGCACCCCAGCGACCGCATTACGGTTGCTGATGAGCGCGACAACGTGTTGTTTTTCCTCACACAGATTCTGTATCGCGTGGTGTCGCCGTATTACGAGAGCTTGAGTCGAGCGTTTCACGAAGTGTATCCCGATGCCCAGCCGCTCGAGTCGTTCTCCATTTTGCGCTTCAGCTCGTGGGTGGGGGGTGATATGGACGGCAACCCGAATGTCACGGCACGCACAATCGAAGAGTCGCTAGAGCGGCATCGAAAAGCGATCATTCATCGCTACTACGACGAGGTCATGGAGCTATCCTGGCGCCTCAGCCAGTCTGCCAGTCGAATACCTATTGATGCCGATATTGTTGAGCGCATTTTGTTTTATCGCGAACTGCTAGGCGATCGGCTCAGTAAGGTACATCCACGTCACGAGACCATGTTCTATCGTCGGTTTTTACGACTTATCGCTGGCCGCTTACAGGCCACCCTGGATGATCATAAGGCAGGCTACTCAGGCCCAAACGAATTTCAAAGCGACATTCAGCTTATCGCTGACAGTCTTGCCTTGAACAAAGGCGAGCACGCGGGCCTATTCTTAGTCAATCGTCTGCTGGGGAAGATTCGCACATTCGGTTTTCATTTGGCGACACTCGATGTACGCCAGGATTCGATCGTATATCGCGAAGCGGTTGGCGCTGGTCTGGGTCACGCCGACTGGCTGGAAAAACCCGCCGCTGAACGCGTGGAACTGATCAGCGCGGCGCTTGATCAGCGGGCGCCAGCGGAGGATGTGGAAAATTCAGCGTTGAGCGACAGTCTGGACGTATTCACAACGATTTTGCGTTGCCGTGCGCGGTACGGTCGTAAGGCAATTGGGCCGTGTGTAATCAGCATGGCGCAGGATGCCGATGATGTGTTGTCTGTGTTGCTCTTGGCGCAGTGGGCAGGATTTCGACAAGAAGATGGGGTCATCGACTTGGACATTGCGCCACTGTTTGAAACGGTAGACGATCTTCAAGCCGGTCCGGAAGTGATGCGGCGTTTGCTGTCGCATGCGGTGTATTCACCACATCTCGATTCTCGCGATCGCCGACAGATGATTATGATCGGCTACTCGGACTCCAATAAGGACGGCGGCTTGGTTGCCGCGCGCTGGGCGCTACAGCAGGGTCAACGTGCGTTGGTGAATGTGCTCGCTGAGCACGATACCAAAGTGGTGTTTTTCCACGGCCGAGGCGGCAGTATCAGTCGAGGCGGCGGTAAATTTCATCAGGGCATTCTGGCCGCACCGCATGGATCGGTGCAGGGGCGTCTACGGGTCACCGAACAAGGCGAAATAATCAATGCCAAATATGGCCTGCGCGGTATTGCGATGCGCACGCTTGAGCAATCGACGTCGGCGGTGATGCTGGCCACGTTAGGTCAAGGTACGAGCGCATTTCCTGCCGAGTGGTTTGCCATAATGGATGAAATTGCGGCGACGAGCCGTCGGGCGTATCGCGATTTGGTGTACGACGATGAGAATTTCACGCGGTACTTTCGCGCATCGACACCCATCGATGTGATCGAGAAAATGCGCATCGGTTCCCGTCCGGCCTCACGGCGTCAAGGAGCAGGCGTGAAAGACCTGCGTGCGATCCCCTGGGTATTCTCATGGACCCAAAGCCGACAGATCATCACCGGTTGGTACGGTGTGGGCACGGGCTTTCAGTACGCGATTGATACCTATGGCGAGGCACGTGTGCGAGAGATGGTGGAAGCATCCGTGTTTCTACAAACGCTGCTTGATGATGTTGAGATGGTGTTGGCCAAAACTGATATGTCCATCGCGCGTCACTATGCGCGTCTGGCCGATGATGACGTCGGCTACATTTTCCAAAAAATTGAGCGAGAGTACGCCCGCACATGTGAAGTGGTCTTTAGTTTGAAAGGCACCCGCTCGCTATTAGAGGGCGACGCCACGCTCAAGCGCGCCATTATGCTGCGCAATCCTTATGTCGATCCGATGAGCTTTATTCAGGTTGATCTACTGAGGCGCTGGCGCGAAGGTGGGCGCGAAGATGGCGATTTACTCAAAGCGTTGCTGAGCACCGTCAATGGCATCGCCCAAGGGTTGCAGAACACCGGCTGA
- a CDS encoding D-2-hydroxyacid dehydrogenase, whose amino-acid sequence MRTVFLDRLTVDAGDLDFTALEHAAPDITYYCTCTRHELAERLRDAEIVITNKVTLDASSLEAAPALKLICLIATGTDNVDLDTARARHVAVCNIRDYCTNSVAQHVFAMILGLTQQLKGYGELLRAGAWRLSPQFCMLDYRIGELENKVLGIVGYGVLGRAVARIGRAFGMQIVATTRDGQQPEDEHLFVVPLDELLQVSDVVSLHCPLTADTAKMINRESLRMMKSDALLINTARGGLVDSHALVEALDQHVIGGAGIDVLEEEPPMQGDPLLETHAPRLIITPHVAWASVQARQTALNRVSENVESFKLGGRLNRVV is encoded by the coding sequence ATGCGCACTGTATTTCTCGACCGTCTCACGGTTGATGCTGGCGATTTGGATTTTACTGCGCTCGAGCACGCGGCGCCGGATATCACCTACTACTGCACCTGTACCCGGCATGAGCTGGCGGAGCGTCTGCGCGATGCTGAGATCGTGATTACGAATAAGGTGACGCTGGACGCATCCTCGCTTGAGGCCGCCCCAGCGCTCAAACTTATCTGCCTGATTGCCACGGGCACGGATAATGTTGATTTGGACACCGCGCGTGCGCGGCACGTCGCGGTTTGCAATATTCGAGACTACTGCACCAACTCCGTTGCGCAGCACGTCTTTGCGATGATTCTCGGGCTCACTCAGCAGCTCAAAGGCTATGGAGAACTACTGCGCGCCGGTGCGTGGCGACTAAGCCCGCAGTTTTGCATGCTCGACTACCGCATTGGAGAACTCGAAAACAAGGTGCTCGGTATCGTGGGATACGGCGTGCTTGGTCGCGCCGTGGCTCGCATCGGGCGGGCGTTTGGGATGCAGATTGTCGCGACAACGCGGGACGGCCAGCAGCCAGAGGATGAGCATCTGTTCGTGGTGCCGCTCGATGAGCTTTTGCAGGTCAGCGACGTCGTGAGTTTACATTGTCCCCTTACCGCCGATACGGCCAAGATGATCAATCGCGAATCGCTCCGCATGATGAAATCCGATGCCCTGCTTATCAACACGGCACGAGGTGGCTTGGTGGACAGTCATGCTCTGGTTGAAGCCCTCGATCAGCATGTCATCGGTGGTGCTGGCATCGACGTGCTCGAAGAGGAGCCTCCAATGCAAGGTGACCCGCTGCTCGAAACCCACGCGCCTCGGCTTATCATCACCCCCCACGTTGCCTGGGCCTCGGTACAAGCGCGCCAAACGGCCTTGAATCGAGTGAGCGAAAATGTCGAATCGTTCAAGCTCGGCGGCCGGCTCAACCGCGTGGTCTAG
- a CDS encoding PEP-CTERM sorting domain-containing protein, which yields MRSININQLVKAIVASAIMLFAFGSSAALITGDVTFSGDWASIDSTDITESITFPDGDVDADGSSGDFSGILDGDAGIISALDFGAGGPSAGTFLSLGGFDFTLTSVEAVFQNATIILIEGTGIASGNGYDDTAVEFFFSANQSGHLRNFSAGFTAQPVPVPGALILFGSALAALGLRRK from the coding sequence ATGAGGTCCATCAACATTAACCAACTGGTTAAAGCCATCGTGGCCAGCGCTATTATGCTGTTTGCGTTTGGTTCATCAGCGGCGCTGATCACCGGTGATGTGACGTTCTCAGGTGACTGGGCGTCCATCGATTCAACCGACATCACCGAGTCGATTACGTTTCCTGATGGCGATGTTGATGCTGACGGTTCGAGTGGCGATTTCAGCGGCATCCTTGACGGTGACGCTGGCATCATCTCCGCACTGGATTTCGGTGCGGGTGGACCATCGGCAGGTACATTCCTGAGCCTTGGTGGGTTTGACTTCACTCTGACAAGCGTTGAGGCTGTGTTCCAAAACGCGACGATCATTCTGATTGAAGGCACCGGCATTGCCAGCGGCAATGGCTACGATGATACGGCGGTTGAGTTTTTCTTCTCTGCCAATCAAAGCGGCCATCTCCGCAACTTCTCTGCCGGATTCACCGCTCAACCGGTTCCCGTACCAGGCGCGCTTATTCTGTTTGGTTCGGCCCTTGCAGCACTCGGTCTGCGTCGCAAATAA
- a CDS encoding PEP-CTERM sorting domain-containing protein: MTITKTMKMIVAAALLAVGFNASAGFIEGQITMSGDFQPVGGDGIADATGIDFIGDDFRVDGATDDFADAGIMSGDIGQYFDFSFDPLAPGTTVWSIGGFSFALDSINVVLQNNFFIVLQGTGMLSGNGFEDTAGSWNLTGNAAGSLFNFSSGTTAISEPATLALVGLGFIGLAVARRRS, from the coding sequence ATGACTATTACAAAAACGATGAAAATGATTGTGGCTGCCGCTCTGCTGGCAGTTGGTTTCAATGCTTCAGCCGGTTTTATCGAAGGTCAAATCACTATGTCAGGCGACTTCCAGCCTGTGGGTGGTGATGGTATCGCCGACGCAACGGGCATCGACTTTATTGGCGATGACTTCCGCGTCGACGGGGCTACTGACGACTTTGCCGATGCCGGTATTATGTCAGGTGACATCGGTCAGTACTTCGATTTTAGTTTTGACCCACTTGCCCCTGGCACAACTGTTTGGTCTATCGGCGGTTTCTCGTTCGCTCTGGACTCAATTAACGTTGTTTTGCAAAACAACTTCTTTATCGTTCTGCAAGGCACTGGTATGCTGAGTGGTAACGGTTTCGAAGATACCGCTGGCAGCTGGAATCTTACGGGTAACGCAGCAGGCTCTCTGTTCAACTTCTCGTCGGGCACCACCGCCATATCAGAACCAGCAACGTTGGCTCTGGTCGGTCTCGGGTTCATCGGCCTTGCCGTAGCTCGTCGCCGCAGTTAA
- a CDS encoding alpha/beta hydrolase, with protein MSNTYTHPHTSAADVSTTLRQRLLNWTLRTVIKRRLRALPVEQEAIAQQRQRIEGLAQRFLPNDKRVVIKEGHLKDVAVEHITPTELAADLPNHVVYYIHGGAFILCSPRTHRGITAPLARYTGCEVVAVQYRLCPEHPYPAAVSDVVSVYRALLETRDARQITIAGDSAGGNLVLALLHAAREAGLPMPASAVCLSPLTDLTGSGESIRTNIRHDVLLPGERMVELAKLYLDGAYIREPTASPLFGDFDGFPPMLFHVGDREILLDDSLRVIDKIRHSGGEAHCRIWPDLPHVFHAFSSYLPVAHQALQEVADFMSARFKSAVASR; from the coding sequence ATGAGTAACACGTACACGCATCCGCACACGAGCGCTGCGGATGTGTCCACCACGCTCAGGCAGCGTTTGCTCAATTGGACTCTTCGAACTGTGATCAAGCGTCGGTTGCGCGCACTGCCTGTCGAGCAAGAAGCCATTGCTCAGCAGCGGCAGCGAATCGAAGGCCTCGCTCAGCGTTTCTTGCCGAACGACAAGCGGGTGGTCATTAAAGAGGGTCATCTTAAGGATGTGGCGGTGGAGCACATCACGCCGACAGAGCTCGCGGCGGATCTTCCGAATCATGTCGTGTACTACATCCACGGTGGTGCGTTCATTCTCTGTTCTCCTCGCACGCATCGGGGGATCACGGCGCCGCTTGCGCGCTATACTGGCTGCGAGGTCGTTGCGGTCCAGTATCGTCTCTGTCCCGAGCATCCCTATCCAGCGGCCGTGTCTGATGTAGTGTCTGTGTATCGCGCGCTTTTGGAAACACGGGATGCCAGGCAAATTACTATCGCCGGCGATTCAGCAGGCGGTAACCTGGTGTTGGCTCTATTGCACGCCGCACGGGAAGCAGGACTGCCGATGCCGGCCAGCGCGGTGTGTTTGTCTCCCCTGACGGATTTGACCGGTAGCGGCGAGAGCATTCGCACCAACATTCGTCATGATGTGTTGCTCCCAGGTGAGCGAATGGTTGAACTCGCCAAACTGTATCTCGATGGTGCGTATATCCGCGAGCCGACGGCCTCGCCTTTGTTTGGCGATTTTGACGGGTTTCCGCCGATGCTTTTTCATGTCGGCGATCGCGAAATTTTGCTGGACGACAGTTTGCGTGTCATCGACAAGATTCGACATAGCGGCGGGGAGGCGCATTGTCGTATCTGGCCCGATTTGCCTCATGTTTTTCACGCTTTCTCGAGCTATCTGCCCGTTGCGCACCAGGCGTTGCAGGAAGTGGCCGACTTCATGAGCGCACGGTTTAAGTCAGCGGTCGCGTCGCGCTAA
- a CDS encoding AMP-binding protein, producing the protein MEKAWLNSYDANVVHEIDLDAYESLCAIIETSCKQFAANPAFTNMGKSLTYADIDRLSQRFGAYLQHQLGLKKGDRVAVMMPNLLQYPIAILGILRAGCVVVNVNPLYTPRELQHQLSDAGVSTIVILENFATTLQSVIDDVPVENIITTQIGDMLNFPKSAVTNFVVKRVKKMVPAFSLPGAISFNAVLNTDAGVLQTPPLTHDDLAFLQYTGGTTGVAKGAMLSHGNLVANLLQSGAWMVNETREGEEIIITALPLYHIFSLTANCLTFMKFGGENILITNPRDFPGFVKELGKHQFTAITGVNTLFNALLHTPGFDQLDFSSLRLTLGGGMAVQRAVAEKWQAVTGKALVEAYGLTETSPAACINPMSSTAYNGSIGLPISSTVVTVRDDDGNELPQGEVGEICISGPQVMQGYWQREEATREVFTEDGALRTGDMGRMDERGYTYITDRKKDMILVSGFNVYPNELEDVAVMHPGVSEAAAIGVPDDKSGEVVKLFVVCSDGSTTAEQVKSHCKEHLTGYKIPRFIELRDELPKTNVGKILRRELRDEELAKIKQ; encoded by the coding sequence GTGGAGAAAGCATGGCTTAATAGCTACGACGCTAACGTCGTACACGAAATCGATTTGGATGCGTATGAATCACTGTGCGCGATCATCGAAACAAGCTGCAAACAGTTTGCTGCCAATCCTGCTTTCACCAACATGGGTAAGAGCCTCACCTATGCGGACATCGATCGGTTGAGTCAGCGCTTTGGTGCGTATTTGCAACATCAACTGGGCCTTAAAAAAGGCGATCGCGTCGCGGTGATGATGCCCAATCTGTTGCAGTATCCCATCGCTATTTTGGGTATTTTGCGCGCGGGCTGTGTCGTCGTGAACGTCAATCCGTTGTACACCCCGCGCGAACTTCAGCATCAGCTGTCCGATGCGGGCGTGAGTACCATTGTCATTCTGGAGAATTTTGCGACAACGCTCCAATCGGTCATCGATGATGTGCCGGTGGAGAACATCATCACGACGCAAATTGGCGACATGCTTAACTTTCCAAAATCCGCCGTCACCAATTTTGTGGTAAAGCGCGTCAAAAAGATGGTGCCCGCGTTCTCACTACCGGGTGCGATCTCGTTTAATGCGGTGCTGAACACCGATGCCGGTGTCCTGCAAACACCCCCGCTTACGCACGATGATCTCGCGTTCTTGCAGTACACCGGCGGTACCACGGGCGTGGCCAAAGGGGCGATGCTCAGTCACGGCAATCTGGTCGCAAATCTACTTCAGTCAGGCGCTTGGATGGTGAACGAAACGCGCGAGGGTGAGGAAATCATCATTACGGCGCTGCCGCTTTATCATATCTTTTCGCTTACCGCGAACTGTCTGACTTTCATGAAGTTTGGTGGTGAAAATATTCTGATTACTAACCCACGCGATTTTCCGGGGTTTGTCAAAGAACTGGGTAAGCATCAGTTCACCGCCATTACCGGCGTCAACACATTGTTCAACGCCTTGTTACACACCCCCGGATTTGATCAGCTTGATTTTTCTTCACTTCGACTCACCCTGGGCGGCGGCATGGCCGTGCAGCGAGCGGTGGCTGAAAAGTGGCAGGCGGTAACCGGTAAAGCACTGGTGGAAGCTTACGGCTTGACCGAAACATCGCCGGCTGCGTGCATCAACCCGATGAGTTCGACAGCCTACAATGGCTCGATTGGGTTACCCATTTCGTCGACCGTCGTGACTGTTCGTGACGACGATGGCAACGAGCTGCCGCAAGGAGAGGTCGGCGAAATCTGTATCAGCGGACCCCAGGTCATGCAGGGTTATTGGCAGCGAGAAGAGGCGACTCGAGAAGTGTTTACTGAGGATGGCGCACTGCGGACAGGGGATATGGGTCGCATGGACGAGCGCGGTTACACCTACATAACGGATCGCAAGAAGGACATGATTTTGGTCTCTGGCTTTAATGTCTACCCGAACGAGTTAGAGGATGTGGCGGTGATGCATCCGGGAGTATCCGAAGCCGCGGCAATTGGTGTGCCGGATGACAAATCGGGCGAAGTCGTCAAACTGTTCGTGGTCTGCTCCGACGGCAGCACCACGGCCGAACAGGTTAAGTCCCACTGTAAAGAGCATCTGACGGGGTATAAAATCCCGCGCTTTATTGAGCTTCGCGACGAATTGCCCAAAACGAATGTTGGCAAGATTTTACGTCGCGAGCTACGCGACGAAGAGCTCGCCAAGATTAAGCAGTAG
- a CDS encoding YcgN family cysteine cluster protein codes for MEKRSKFWELPLAQLNPVEWEALCDNCARCCLHKFEDEDTGEVRITDVVCALLDQQDCRCTDYVNRKQRVPGCLSLSIDQPKTFRWLPDTCAYRLRFENKPLYDWHPLLSGDPRSTDEAGISVANRCVVETYIHPDDIEHRHASWITCSPHVK; via the coding sequence ATGGAAAAACGATCGAAATTTTGGGAACTGCCACTTGCGCAACTCAACCCGGTTGAGTGGGAGGCTTTGTGTGACAACTGCGCACGCTGTTGCCTGCATAAATTTGAAGACGAGGACACCGGTGAGGTGCGCATCACCGACGTGGTCTGTGCGCTACTCGATCAACAGGACTGCCGCTGCACAGATTATGTCAATCGCAAACAACGCGTACCTGGCTGCCTGTCCCTCTCGATCGACCAGCCCAAAACATTTCGGTGGCTACCCGACACCTGCGCCTATCGACTGCGATTCGAAAACAAGCCGCTCTATGACTGGCATCCATTGTTGTCAGGCGACCCACGCTCAACGGATGAGGCGGGCATCAGCGTTGCCAATCGTTGCGTAGTGGAAACGTACATCCATCCCGACGACATTGAACATCGTCATGCCAGTTGGATAACGTGCTCGCCGCATGTGAAATGA
- a CDS encoding LysR substrate-binding domain-containing protein, with amino-acid sequence MNLRTLRYLVALADEQHFGRAAQACFVSQPTLSAQIRKLEEELGSVLIERGPGRFLLTDIGKDVVARARLIVREADQIKEVAKRTHDPLSGTVSMGFIHTLGPYLMPHIMPGLHAAFPAIRWHLSEYQTHQLIERLNEGSLDVGVMALPHGSESEGLLQARALFNEPFVAALPPGHALSSNDTVTTDELSPDALLLLQDGHCLRDQALSVCGLAEPGSQEFTATSLETLRQMVAAGLGVTLLPQLAVHGAPATVQAEALTIRPFKEPVPFREIGAVWRLSSAKSHAIEQVCVTITSLMKSLL; translated from the coding sequence ATGAACCTTCGCACGCTTCGCTATCTGGTCGCCCTCGCAGATGAGCAGCATTTTGGACGGGCCGCTCAGGCATGTTTTGTAAGCCAACCCACTCTGAGCGCACAAATCCGCAAATTGGAAGAAGAGCTTGGCAGTGTGCTCATCGAGCGTGGACCCGGACGATTTTTACTCACCGATATTGGCAAAGACGTGGTGGCGCGCGCGCGATTGATTGTGCGTGAGGCCGATCAGATCAAAGAGGTGGCCAAGCGCACACACGATCCGTTATCCGGCACCGTGTCGATGGGCTTTATCCATACGTTAGGGCCGTATCTCATGCCGCACATCATGCCTGGCCTACACGCGGCGTTTCCAGCGATTCGCTGGCACTTAAGTGAATACCAAACCCATCAGCTCATCGAGCGTCTCAACGAAGGATCGTTGGATGTCGGCGTAATGGCATTACCGCATGGCTCCGAATCTGAAGGGTTGCTGCAAGCTCGAGCGTTGTTTAACGAGCCGTTTGTCGCTGCGCTTCCGCCCGGACACGCACTGTCGTCGAACGATACGGTAACCACCGACGAATTGAGTCCCGACGCGTTGCTGTTGCTTCAGGACGGACATTGCCTGCGCGACCAGGCGCTGAGCGTGTGTGGTCTGGCAGAGCCAGGCAGTCAGGAATTTACTGCGACCAGTCTTGAGACGCTGCGGCAAATGGTCGCGGCCGGTCTTGGCGTTACGCTGTTGCCTCAGCTCGCAGTGCATGGGGCGCCCGCTACCGTTCAGGCCGAGGCCTTGACGATTCGACCGTTTAAAGAGCCGGTGCCCTTTCGCGAAATTGGGGCGGTATGGCGGCTGTCGAGCGCAAAATCTCATGCCATTGAACAAGTGTGTGTCACAATTACGTCGCTGATGAAATCGCTACTCTAA
- a CDS encoding TlpA disulfide reductase family protein, whose protein sequence is MKLRCVLGLLMLGLAGCDASTGSAPPASENAASTTGAQIAAGTWRAVVELPGGNMPFTMDVLDEQAEGVKAFIINGEERVPVNYLTQDGSRVLIDFPAFNNRLVMTLDGDRMTGSLTLTKRHGKLQVMPVTMTAGQVHRFFEQPRVANADFGGRWRVEFVDDEGEKSIAVADFVQSGSGVTGTFRTPTGDYRFLDGAVEDRTLYLSTFDGAHAFLFDATMSDDGRLSGNFWSGTEWHETWTAVRDDNAALPDANDMTRMNDSTQAFVVEFPNVDGTLVRSNDARFQDKVLIVALAGSWCPNCHDEAAFLAPFYQAYRDQGLEVLGLMYEHLDDFSEAAAQVDRFRDKFGIEYELLVAGSSDKSKASETLPMLNRVIAYPTMIVIDRKGEVRRVHTGFNGPGTGDKYTEFRREFTAFIEQLLAEEQS, encoded by the coding sequence ATGAAACTTCGATGTGTCTTAGGTCTGTTGATGCTCGGTTTAGCGGGTTGTGACGCGTCGACCGGCAGCGCACCGCCCGCGAGCGAGAACGCTGCGTCGACCACCGGCGCGCAGATCGCGGCCGGCACATGGCGAGCGGTCGTGGAATTACCAGGCGGCAACATGCCGTTTACGATGGACGTGCTCGATGAGCAAGCCGAGGGCGTGAAGGCCTTTATTATTAATGGTGAAGAGCGCGTACCGGTCAACTATTTAACCCAGGATGGCAGCCGGGTTCTCATCGATTTTCCAGCGTTCAACAATCGCTTGGTGATGACGCTCGACGGCGACCGCATGACTGGGTCGCTTACGCTCACCAAGCGCCACGGCAAGTTGCAGGTAATGCCGGTAACCATGACGGCTGGGCAAGTGCATCGCTTCTTCGAGCAACCTCGAGTTGCCAATGCCGACTTTGGTGGTCGGTGGCGTGTGGAGTTTGTCGATGACGAGGGCGAAAAGTCCATCGCGGTTGCCGACTTTGTTCAGTCGGGTAGCGGTGTTACCGGTACCTTTCGAACACCCACGGGCGACTATCGATTTCTTGACGGAGCGGTAGAAGATCGCACGCTGTACTTGTCGACCTTTGATGGCGCACACGCGTTTTTGTTCGACGCGACGATGTCCGATGACGGCCGCCTAAGCGGTAATTTTTGGTCTGGCACGGAGTGGCATGAAACGTGGACAGCCGTACGCGACGATAACGCGGCGCTACCGGACGCCAATGACATGACGCGCATGAATGATTCGACGCAGGCGTTTGTCGTCGAGTTTCCAAATGTTGATGGCACACTCGTGCGCAGTAATGATGCCCGTTTCCAGGACAAAGTACTCATCGTCGCACTCGCGGGCAGCTGGTGCCCAAATTGTCACGATGAGGCTGCTTTCCTTGCGCCGTTCTATCAAGCCTATCGAGACCAAGGGCTGGAGGTGCTCGGTCTGATGTACGAACACTTGGATGATTTTTCCGAGGCGGCGGCACAGGTGGATCGATTTCGAGATAAGTTTGGTATCGAATACGAACTGTTGGTCGCCGGCAGCTCGGACAAATCAAAGGCGTCTGAAACGTTGCCGATGCTCAATCGTGTGATCGCCTATCCGACCATGATCGTGATCGATCGGAAAGGTGAAGTGCGACGTGTGCATACCGGCTTCAATGGCCCGGGAACCGGTGACAAGTACACTGAATTCCGTCGGGAGTTCACGGCCTTTATTGAACAACTGTTAGCAGAGGAGCAGAGCTGA
- a CDS encoding YajQ family cyclic di-GMP-binding protein, with protein MPSFDVVSEVDEHELNNAVDQANREIGNRFDFKGVNASFALQDSVITLTTESAFQLKQMMDVLHLKMTARKIDIGCLEAGEPVTSLSKATQVVQVKQGIEQATAKKIVKMIKDKKMKVQASIQGEKLRVTGKKRDDLQSVMAFLRESDIKLPLQFDNFRD; from the coding sequence ATGCCGTCTTTTGATGTGGTGTCCGAAGTGGACGAGCACGAATTGAATAATGCCGTTGATCAAGCCAATCGCGAAATTGGTAATCGTTTCGATTTTAAAGGTGTCAACGCCAGTTTTGCCCTCCAAGACAGTGTCATCACGCTGACCACAGAATCGGCGTTTCAGCTTAAGCAAATGATGGATGTGCTCCACTTGAAAATGACCGCACGAAAAATCGACATTGGCTGTCTTGAGGCCGGCGAGCCTGTGACCAGCTTGAGTAAGGCCACGCAGGTGGTGCAGGTTAAGCAGGGTATCGAGCAGGCGACCGCTAAGAAGATTGTGAAAATGATCAAGGATAAAAAGATGAAAGTGCAGGCGTCCATCCAGGGCGAAAAGCTACGCGTCACCGGAAAGAAACGCGATGACCTGCAGTCTGTGATGGCATTCCTTCGGGAATCCGATATCAAGTTGCCGTTGCAGTTCGATAATTTTCGGGATTGA